One genomic region from Ornithinimicrobium flavum encodes:
- a CDS encoding CPBP family intramembrane glutamic endopeptidase: MHASPRPLPGLTVPASPHTSRTLVTETVLVLGVSLGASAVWSVLNIIRKLTAEAPLSAQTTAMNTSAAPDRPWLDLAYQLAGIALALVPVVLALHILAREMRAPARFIGLDLARPVRDLVQGLVLAAVIGLPGLALYLLARELDLNTTVAPANLPSVWWAVPVLVLASVQNAVLEEVLMVGYLFTRWAQAGWSMWTVIVTSALVRGSYHLYQGFGGFVGNVAMGLLLGWVYTRTRRVMPLVMAHTLLDVVAFVGYAVLADRVDWL, from the coding sequence ATGCACGCCAGCCCGCGACCGCTGCCGGGGCTCACGGTGCCGGCGAGTCCGCATACCTCCCGCACGCTGGTCACCGAGACGGTGCTGGTGCTGGGCGTCAGCCTGGGTGCGTCGGCCGTCTGGTCGGTCCTCAACATCATCCGCAAGCTGACCGCGGAGGCGCCGCTGTCGGCGCAGACGACCGCCATGAACACCAGCGCCGCCCCCGACCGGCCCTGGCTCGACCTCGCCTACCAGCTCGCCGGCATCGCCCTGGCCCTGGTCCCCGTCGTCCTCGCCCTGCACATCCTCGCCCGCGAGATGCGCGCACCGGCCCGGTTCATCGGCCTCGACCTGGCCCGGCCCGTCCGCGACCTCGTCCAGGGCCTCGTTCTCGCCGCCGTCATCGGGCTGCCCGGCCTGGCGCTCTACCTCCTGGCCCGCGAGCTCGACCTCAACACCACCGTCGCCCCCGCCAACCTGCCGTCGGTCTGGTGGGCGGTGCCCGTGCTCGTCCTCGCCTCGGTCCAGAACGCCGTGCTCGAGGAGGTGCTCATGGTGGGCTACCTCTTCACGCGCTGGGCGCAGGCGGGCTGGTCGATGTGGACGGTCATCGTCACCTCGGCGCTGGTCCGGGGGAGCTACCACCTCTACCAGGGGTTCGGCGGCTTCGTGGGCAACGTCGCGATGGGCCTGCTGCTCGGCTGGGTCTACACCCGCACCAGGAGGGTCATGCCGCTGGTCATGGCGCACACGCTGCTCGACGTCGTCGCCTTCGTCGGGTATGCCGTGCTCGCCGACCGGGTCGACTGGCTCTGA
- a CDS encoding trypsin-like serine protease, with protein MLFVQGGEGYSSCSGTMLDADTVLTAGHCTGVDGNTPNSVTWVSNHPDPLHDYDGSGIAAYLQDSDHWVEGQAIPHPEYDNFAGFPDTYDVGVVELEGAIDTGGVYGTLPDEGFLDALMTKKGRTTHRQVAVVGYGMQGTVPAFYQDDFMRYQGTSTITGLGRSANQGGQNVQLSNSPGKGNGSGGTCFGDSGGPAFWIDPTTGEETTTVVAVTSFGITGQCAGTDFSFRTDIDATLDFVSPYL; from the coding sequence ATGCTCTTCGTGCAGGGCGGCGAGGGGTACTCCTCCTGCTCGGGCACCATGCTGGACGCCGACACCGTCCTGACGGCGGGTCACTGCACCGGTGTCGACGGGAACACCCCCAACAGCGTGACCTGGGTGAGCAACCACCCCGACCCGCTCCACGACTACGACGGCAGCGGCATCGCCGCATACCTGCAGGACAGCGACCACTGGGTGGAGGGCCAGGCGATCCCCCACCCGGAGTACGACAACTTCGCCGGCTTCCCCGACACGTATGACGTGGGTGTCGTGGAGCTCGAGGGCGCCATCGACACCGGCGGGGTCTACGGCACGCTCCCCGATGAGGGTTTCCTGGACGCGCTGATGACGAAGAAGGGTCGCACCACCCACCGGCAGGTCGCCGTGGTGGGCTACGGCATGCAGGGCACCGTCCCGGCGTTCTACCAGGACGACTTCATGCGCTACCAGGGCACGTCGACGATCACCGGCCTGGGCCGTTCGGCCAACCAGGGCGGCCAGAACGTCCAGCTCTCCAACTCGCCCGGCAAGGGCAACGGCAGCGGGGGCACCTGCTTCGGTGACTCGGGCGGTCCCGCCTTCTGGATCGACCCCACCACCGGCGAGGAGACCACCACCGTCGTGGCCGTCACCTCGTTCGGCATCACCGGCCAGTGCGCCGGGACGGACTTCTCCTTCCGCACCGACATCGACGCGACGCTGGACTTCGTCTCGCCATACCTCTGA